In Lautropia mirabilis, one DNA window encodes the following:
- the mltA gene encoding murein transglycosylase A yields MQDSTNAARAVNIHGASLSIGMTPTQHHCLAGAAPRPSGAARPSRRHRRALPAASLAVLLALAACSTTPTKPTAPAVPAEIPVSRLPGLASDDLQGFADAVRRQCALPRPPGKWPALCAEFALLGDDAALRQWLGSRFVARELLDAGQPDGLLTGYYEPLLTGSRMQERPNQVPLRAIPTDLLTIDLSAVQPQLKGLRLRGRLDGQRVVPYADRREIETRETKRGYATQPVIAWLDDPVDAFFLEIQGSGRVQLRDGSLIRVGYADQNGHPYQAIGRTLVQQGALKREEVTAPAIQQWLREHPAQARQVMQTNPGVVFFRELATDPADPEAGPVGALGVPLTPGRSLAVDRSRIPLGSAVFIQSTHPVSQQPMERLMLAQDTGGAIKGGRRADYFWGFGHEAGLNAGLMKAPVRMWLLAPR; encoded by the coding sequence ATGCAGGACAGCACGAACGCCGCTCGGGCGGTGAACATCCATGGTGCATCGCTCAGTATCGGCATGACGCCAACGCAGCACCACTGCCTTGCCGGAGCAGCGCCCCGGCCGTCTGGAGCCGCCCGCCCCTCCCGGCGGCACCGCCGCGCACTGCCGGCCGCCTCGCTGGCGGTGCTGCTGGCGCTGGCTGCCTGCAGCACGACACCCACCAAACCCACCGCGCCGGCGGTGCCCGCTGAAATCCCCGTCAGTCGCCTGCCGGGCCTGGCCAGCGATGACCTGCAGGGCTTTGCCGACGCCGTGCGCCGGCAATGTGCGCTGCCCCGCCCCCCCGGCAAGTGGCCGGCGCTGTGTGCAGAGTTTGCCCTGCTGGGTGACGACGCTGCACTGCGCCAGTGGCTGGGCAGCCGCTTCGTAGCCCGGGAATTGCTGGATGCCGGCCAGCCCGATGGCCTGCTGACGGGCTATTACGAGCCGCTGCTGACCGGCAGCCGGATGCAGGAGCGTCCGAACCAGGTCCCCCTTCGGGCCATCCCCACCGACCTGCTGACCATCGACCTGAGCGCGGTGCAGCCCCAGCTGAAGGGCCTGCGGCTGCGTGGCCGCTTGGACGGTCAGCGCGTGGTGCCCTATGCCGACCGCCGCGAGATCGAGACCCGCGAGACGAAGCGTGGCTATGCCACGCAGCCGGTGATCGCCTGGCTGGATGATCCGGTGGATGCCTTCTTCCTGGAGATCCAGGGTTCAGGCCGTGTTCAGCTGCGCGACGGCTCGCTGATCCGTGTGGGCTACGCCGACCAGAACGGGCATCCGTACCAGGCCATCGGCCGGACGCTGGTGCAGCAGGGCGCCCTCAAGCGCGAGGAAGTGACAGCGCCCGCCATTCAACAATGGCTGCGTGAGCATCCGGCGCAGGCGCGCCAGGTGATGCAGACCAACCCGGGCGTGGTGTTCTTCCGCGAACTGGCCACCGACCCGGCCGATCCCGAAGCAGGCCCCGTCGGCGCACTGGGGGTGCCACTGACCCCCGGGCGCTCGCTGGCGGTGGACCGCAGCCGCATCCCACTGGGCTCGGCCGTGTTCATCCAGAGCACCCACCCGGTCAGCCAGCAGCCGATGGAGCGGCTGATGCTGGCACAGGACACGGGTGGCGCCATCAAGGGCGGGCGCCGTGCCGACTACTTCTGGGGGTTCGGCCACGAGGCCGGCCTGAACGCCGGCCTGATGAAGGCGCCGGTGCGCATGTGGCTGCTGGCGCCCCGATAG